One Fusarium oxysporum f. sp. lycopersici 4287 chromosome 8, whole genome shotgun sequence genomic region harbors:
- a CDS encoding small nuclear ribonucleoprotein codes for MSDRPSHRGGRGGQGSHPRGGRGGGRGGGGAGGAQQERERPKKENILDLGKYMDKQITVKFNGGREVKGTLKGYDALMNLVLDDVHEVVRDDEGNDSTRSLGLVVVRGTLLVLVSPVDGSEEIANPFVQAEDD; via the exons ATGTCCGATAGACCCTCACACCGAGGCGGCCGCGGTGGCCAAGGATCGCATCCCCGAGGTGGACGCGGAGGCGGTcgtggaggaggcggcgCGGGAGGCGCGCAGCAGGAGCGCGAGAGAcccaagaaggagaacaTTCTCGACTTGGGCAAGTATATGGACAAGCAGATCACTGTCAAGTTTAACGGTGGTCGCGAGG TCAAGGGCACATTGAAGGGCTATGATGCTCTTATGAACCTGGTACTAGATGATGTACACGAGGTTGTTCGAG ACGACGAAGGAAACGACTCGACTCGATCCCTCGGCCTCGTAGTTGTTCGAGGCACCCTCCTTGTTCTCGTTAGCCCAGTCGACGGCAGCGAAGAGATCGCCAACCCTTTTGTGCAAGCCGAGGATGATTGA
- a CDS encoding sorting nexin-3 gives MASDQDNSGLDAPGSQFHRPILQSMPDTRQQSFDEIYGPPENFLEIEVRNPRTHGMGRHMYTDYEILCRTNIPAFKLRQSSVRRRYSDFEYFRDILERESARVTIPPLPGKVFTNRFSDDVIEGRRAGLEKFLKIVVGHPLLQTGSKVLAAFVQDPNWDRNAW, from the exons ATGGCGTCCGATCAGGACAACTCCGGCCTCGATGCGCCCGGCTCACAATTCCACCGACCAATCTTGCAATCTATGCCCGATACGCGACAGCAGAGCTTTGACGAGATCTACGGTCCTCCCGAGAACTTTTTAGAGATTGAG GTCCGCAACCCAAGAACACATGGCATGGGCCGTCACATGTACACAGACTACGAGATCCTCTGCCGCACAAACATCCCCGCCTTCAAGCTGCGTCAGAGCAGCGTCCGTCGTCGATACTCCGACTTCGAGTACTTCCGCGACATTCTCGAGCGCGAGAGCGCCCGCGTTACTATCCCTCCTCTACCCGGAAAGGTCTTCACCAACCGCTTCAGCGACGATGTTATCGAAGGTCGCCGCGCAGGCCTCGAGAAGTTCCTCAAGATCGTTGTCGGTCATCCCCTGCTGCAGACGGGGAGCAAGGTCCTGGCTGCCTTTGTCCAGG ACCCTAACTGGGATCGCAACGCTTGGTGA